TATCACATCTACATTTGCATTCATCTTTTTAAGTCGACTAACAACGTCTACAGCCTTATATGCAGCTATTCCACCCGTTACTCCTACTAATATGTTTTTATTTTTTAACACATTATTCACCTACCCATCACCTTTAGTTTCTCGTCTTTTATAGTATAACTGATTTTGGTCAAACTCCTCGATAGCTATACTAACAGGTTTAATAGAATCGGTCTCTATTTGAGGTTTATCTCCATCTATTAGCTGTCTTGCTCTTTTTGCAGTAATCATTACTAGTGTATACCTACTATCTATTTTTTCTACCAACTCATTAATTGATGGATATAACATAAAAAATCCTCCCTTACAATAATATTTGTTCTATTAGTTCTTTCTGCCTTACTCCTCGAATTTTCTCAGCAGTGATTATTGATTCTATTTTTTCTACTGCTGTTATAACCTGGTCATTCATCACTACATAATCATAATTCTTCCCAAATTCCATCTCTTTATATGCATTTTCTAGTCGTCTACTAATATCTTTCTCAGACTCAGTTCCCCTTTTTACAATTCTATTTTTAAGCTCTTCCATAGAAGGTGGCAAGATAAATATTAATACAGCTTCAGGATAAACTTTCCTTACTTGCAATGCCCCTTGAACATCAATTTCTAGAATAATATTTTCACCTTGTTCCATTTTTTCAAACACATATTTTTTTGGAGTACCATAGTAATTATCATGAACATTAGCATATTCTAAGAATTCTTCTTTTCTTATCATGTCCTTAAACTTTTCTTCTCCAATGAAGAAATAACTAATTCCATGGTCTTCACCTTTCCTAGGCTTTCTAGTAGTGGCACTTATTGAAAAATTAATGTTTTGATGTCTCTTTAAAAGTTCTCTACAAATAGTTCCTTTACCAGAACCAGAAGGTCCTGAAATAACTAATAGCAAACCTTCATCCATAACTATCCCTCTTTCTACATTATTTCAGCATCTTGATTTTCTTTACTATTCAATCTATGAGCTACAGTCTCTGGTTGAACTGCAGAGAGTACAATATGATCACTATCTGTAATTATAACAGCCCTAGTTCTGCGACCACATGTTGCATCTATAATTATTTTTCTATCTCTAGCCTCTTGAATCATCCTTTTTATAGGAGCAGATTCTGGGCTTACAATAGCAATTATTCTATTTGCTGATACTACATTTCCAAATCCTACATTAATAAGTTTAACGGACATATTATGCCTCCTTTATTCTATTCTACATTTTGAATTTGTTCTCTTATTTTTTCTAATTCACTTTTAATTTCTACTACATTATTAGATATTTCTATATCATTTGCCTTTGAACCTATTGTATTAACTTCTCTATTCATTTCTTGTATTAAAAAATCAAACTTTCTTCCTACTGGACCCTTTTCATCAAAGCTTTTCATAAACTGATTTATATGACTGTATAATCTTATAACTTCTTCATTAATATCAGATTTATCAGCAAAAAAGACTATTTCATTAGATAATTTATCTTCGTCTAAAGTATATTTATCTTCTAATAATTCTTTAACTCTTTCTTCAAGTTTCACCTTATATTCTTTTATTACTAAAGATGACCTTTTTTCTATTTCCTTTGCCTTTTCTTCAATAATTAATAAATTTAACCTAATATCTTTATATAATTCTTTTCCTTCTTGAGCACGCATAAACATAGTTTCTTCCAGAGCAATTTCTACTGCCTTTTTTAAGCATGACCATATTTTTTCTTCATCTAATTCTTTTTTTTCAACTTTAATAATATCATCGTTATATAATATATGATCTAAATTTACCTTATCATTAATATGTAACTCTTGATTTAAATTTTCTAAGGCTTTTAAATAAGAATTTGCTAATGATATATCAGTTTTAATTTCAACTTCTGAATCACTTAAATATTTATAATCTATATATACTTCAACTCTTCCTCTGCTTATTTTGCCTTTTATAATTTTTTTAATCTTTTCTCCTAAAAAATTTATATGCTTAGGCATTTTAATAATAATGTCATTATATCTATGGTTAAGAGTTTTCATTTCCACAGAAAAACTATAAAGCTCATCACTAAATTCTCCCCTACCAAAACCTGTCATACTCTTTATCATAATATCCTCCTCCTAAAAGCTATAGAAATTGTATCATAATTAAAAGTACTGTCAATTCTTTTTTCACTGCAAATTATACTAATAAATCTTAGAAACATCCAGAGTTTATTACAAAAATTTAATATTTAAAAGGTTCTAAAGAAATTATAATTTACTCGATTCCATTTACTTGTCTTCATAAAATGATATACTTAATTTGTTAGACTATTTATGGAGGTAGAGTTATGGCATTTGATGGAATAGTTACAAAAGCATTAGTAAGTGAATTAAATGAAAAGATTGTTGGTGGCAAGATTAATAAAATATACCAACAAGAAAAAGACGAGATTCTTCTTCATATCTATAATAAAGGTGAAAACTTTAAATTAATTATTTCTGCTAGCAGCAATAATTCAAGATTTTATCTCACAAAGTCTTCAAAAGAGAACCCTCAATCTCCACCAATGTTTTGTATGCTTTTAAGAAAGTATATCCAGGGAGGAGTTATATCGAGGATTGAACAATTTTCCTTAGATAGAGTTGTATTTATAGATATTGATTCCTATGACGAAATTGGTCAATTATCAACTAAAAGGCTTATCATAGAAATAATGGGAAGACATAGTAATATTATATTATTAGATAAAGAAATTGATAAGATATATGATTCTATTAAAAGGATACCAGAAACTATTAGCAGGGTGCGACAAATATTACCTGGCTTAAACTATGAAAACCCACCCATTGGTGATAAAATATCACCTTTAACTGTAGATAGTTCCACATTTTTAAAACTTTTAAACAATACTAAAGAAAACTTACCAATATTTAAATTTTTCTACACTAGCTTTCTTGGTTTAAGTCCATTAATAAGTAGAGAAATATGTTTTAAGGGACAAATAAACCCTAAAAAGACTATTAAAGATTTAAGTGAGAAGGAAAAAAGAAAACTGTTCTATTCTTTCAATGATTTAATGGAAGAAGTAAAAAATTTAAACTTTAGACCTAATTTGATTTTTGAAAATAGCAATTATATTGCTTTCCATGCCTTAGAATTAAATCAATATGAAAGATATACTAAGGAATCCTTTAATTCTATTAGCCAAGTACTAGATAAATATTATAAAGAAAAGGATATACATGATAGAATAAATCAAAAATCTCATTCTATTAGAAAAACCTTACAAATCCAAATAGAACGTTCTACAAATAAACTAGCAAAACGGAAGGCTAAAATAGAAAAAGCTAAAAATAGGGATGATCTAAAAATTTATGGCGATTTAATATCTGCCAATATATATAAAATAAAAAAAGGTGAAAAATCTGTAGAATTAGAAAATTTCTATGATGAAAATTTGCAAAAGATAAAAATACCATTAGACCCTAAACTATCACCAGCTGAAAATGCACAAAAATATTATAAGTCTTATACAAAGCTAAAAAATGCACATAAACTTTTAAAAAAGCAAATACCTGAAACTAAGAATGAAATTCACTATTTAGAAAATGTTTTAATGAGCATAGATAACTGTACTAATATTGATGAACTAAATGAAATAAAAGCAGAATTAATGGAAGAAGGATATATAAGAAAAAATTATAAGAAGAATAAACCTAAGAAAACTAAGCACCCTAAACCAGAGCATTTTCTATCTTCTGATGGCTTCCATATTTATGTTGGAAAAAATAATAAGCAAAATGATTATCTAACTCTTAGGCTTTCCCATAAAGAAGACTTATGGCTCCATGTTAAGGATATTCCCGGAAGTCATGTAGTAATAAGAAATATTAACAAAGAGTTTAGTGACATAGCTTTAAAAGAAGCTGCCATGTTAGCTGGTTACTATAGTAAAGGACGAAACTCTCAAAACTTACCAGTAGATTATACAAAAATAAAATATGTAAATAAACCAAAGGGTGCAAAACCTGGCATGATTATATATGAAAATAATAAAACTATTTATGTAACTCCCAAAAAAGAATATATAACCAATATTAAAAAGGTAGAAAATTAACTTTCTACCTTTGTTCTTTAATAACTACTTTATCAACATTATCAATTTCTTCAAATTGAACGCTAACTATTTCAGATTTTGATGTAGGAACATTTTTCCCTACATAGTCTGGCCTTATTGGTAATTCCCTATGCCCTCTATCTATTAATACTGCTAATTGAACCTTTTTAGGTCTACCTTTATCCACTAATGCATCAAGGGCAGCTCTAACAGTTCGACCAGTAAATATAACATCATCTACTAGAACCACATTTTTAGCATTTATATCTATATTAATAGCACTATCCTTTACTACTGGTTGTTGATTTACTTCTGTTAAATCGTCTCTATATAAGGTTATATCTAAACTAATAACAGGTACCTTTACTCCCTCAATTTCACATATTTTTCTTCCTAGTCTTTCTGCAAAAGGAATACCTCTAGTTTTAATACCTATTAATACTAAATCTTTAGTTCCTTTATTTCTTTCAATTATCTCATTAGCAATTCTAGTAGTAGCCCTTTGTATTGCTTTTTCATCTAATATTAAAGCTTTTGTTCTCAAAAAATCACCTCCCCTTTCCTCTTATTGACTTAAGTACTTTTTGAAAATAATAAGGTAAATCTGAAGTAAATTCTAAATAGCAATTTTTAATAGGATGAATAAAACCAATTTCTTTTGCATGAAGTAATTGGCCTTTTAATCTAAAAGGATTTTCTCTATTAGAATAAGTCATATCCCCAACTATAGGATGGCCTATAGAGGCCATATGTACCCTTATTTGATGGGTTCTACCCGTTTCTAATTCTATTTCTAATAATGTATAGTCTTTATATCTTTCTAGTACTTCATAATGGGTTATAGCAAGCTTCCCACCTTTTTCTACAACAGTCATTTTTCTTCTATCTGATGAATCTCTTCCTAAATAATTTTTAATAGTAGATTTATCTTGTTCTATATTCCCATATACTAAAGCCCAATATATTCTTTTTACATTTCTATATTTTAATTCTTTACTTAGCCTTTCGTGACAATAATTATCTTTGGCAATTATTAATAATCCGGAAGTATCTTTATCTAGTCTATGTACAATTCCTGGACGCATTATCCCACCATAATTGGATAAATGATTAAAATAATAAAACAACCCATTAACTAAAGTTTCAGAGTAATTTCCATTGGCGGGATGAACTAGAAGTCCCTGGGGCTTATTAATAATTGCAATATTATCATCTTCATATACTATATCTAAAGATATATCTTCTGGTTTAATTTGTATTATTTCAGGCTCAGGAAAATTCACAGTTATAAAGTCTTTTAATTTAACTAAATATTTAGGTTTAACAATTTTTCCATTTACTTTTATATATCCATTATTAATAAGGCCCTTAATATAAGTTCTAGATTCATCTTCCATTATTTTAGCTAAGTAGACATCTATTCTTTTTCCACTATCTTCACTAACATATATTTCTATAGACTTCATATAGTTCTCCTAACCTCATACTTATTAAAAATGACCATATATACTATAAGTATTGTAGCAATTACAAT
This window of the Tissierellales bacterium genome carries:
- the rpoZ gene encoding DNA-directed RNA polymerase subunit omega — protein: MLYPSINELVEKIDSRYTLVMITAKRARQLIDGDKPQIETDSIKPVSIAIEEFDQNQLYYKRRETKGDG
- a CDS encoding RluA family pseudouridine synthase, translated to MKSIEIYVSEDSGKRIDVYLAKIMEDESRTYIKGLINNGYIKVNGKIVKPKYLVKLKDFITVNFPEPEIIQIKPEDISLDIVYEDDNIAIINKPQGLLVHPANGNYSETLVNGLFYYFNHLSNYGGIMRPGIVHRLDKDTSGLLIIAKDNYCHERLSKELKYRNVKRIYWALVYGNIEQDKSTIKNYLGRDSSDRRKMTVVEKGGKLAITHYEVLERYKDYTLLEIELETGRTHQIRVHMASIGHPIVGDMTYSNRENPFRLKGQLLHAKEIGFIHPIKNCYLEFTSDLPYYFQKVLKSIRGKGR
- a CDS encoding NFACT RNA binding domain-containing protein, translating into MAFDGIVTKALVSELNEKIVGGKINKIYQQEKDEILLHIYNKGENFKLIISASSNNSRFYLTKSSKENPQSPPMFCMLLRKYIQGGVISRIEQFSLDRVVFIDIDSYDEIGQLSTKRLIIEIMGRHSNIILLDKEIDKIYDSIKRIPETISRVRQILPGLNYENPPIGDKISPLTVDSSTFLKLLNNTKENLPIFKFFYTSFLGLSPLISREICFKGQINPKKTIKDLSEKEKRKLFYSFNDLMEEVKNLNFRPNLIFENSNYIAFHALELNQYERYTKESFNSISQVLDKYYKEKDIHDRINQKSHSIRKTLQIQIERSTNKLAKRKAKIEKAKNRDDLKIYGDLISANIYKIKKGEKSVELENFYDENLQKIKIPLDPKLSPAENAQKYYKSYTKLKNAHKLLKKQIPETKNEIHYLENVLMSIDNCTNIDELNEIKAELMEEGYIRKNYKKNKPKKTKHPKPEHFLSSDGFHIYVGKNNKQNDYLTLRLSHKEDLWLHVKDIPGSHVVIRNINKEFSDIALKEAAMLAGYYSKGRNSQNLPVDYTKIKYVNKPKGAKPGMIIYENNKTIYVTPKKEYITNIKKVEN
- the gmk gene encoding guanylate kinase is translated as MDEGLLLVISGPSGSGKGTICRELLKRHQNINFSISATTRKPRKGEDHGISYFFIGEEKFKDMIRKEEFLEYANVHDNYYGTPKKYVFEKMEQGENIILEIDVQGALQVRKVYPEAVLIFILPPSMEELKNRIVKRGTESEKDISRRLENAYKEMEFGKNYDYVVMNDQVITAVEKIESIITAEKIRGVRQKELIEQILL
- the pyrR gene encoding bifunctional pyr operon transcriptional regulator/uracil phosphoribosyltransferase PyrR, with the protein product MRTKALILDEKAIQRATTRIANEIIERNKGTKDLVLIGIKTRGIPFAERLGRKICEIEGVKVPVISLDITLYRDDLTEVNQQPVVKDSAINIDINAKNVVLVDDVIFTGRTVRAALDALVDKGRPKKVQLAVLIDRGHRELPIRPDYVGKNVPTSKSEIVSVQFEEIDNVDKVVIKEQR
- a CDS encoding DUF370 domain-containing protein is translated as MSVKLINVGFGNVVSANRIIAIVSPESAPIKRMIQEARDRKIIIDATCGRRTRAVIITDSDHIVLSAVQPETVAHRLNSKENQDAEIM
- a CDS encoding YicC/YloC family endoribonuclease, producing the protein MIKSMTGFGRGEFSDELYSFSVEMKTLNHRYNDIIIKMPKHINFLGEKIKKIIKGKISRGRVEVYIDYKYLSDSEVEIKTDISLANSYLKALENLNQELHINDKVNLDHILYNDDIIKVEKKELDEEKIWSCLKKAVEIALEETMFMRAQEGKELYKDIRLNLLIIEEKAKEIEKRSSLVIKEYKVKLEERVKELLEDKYTLDEDKLSNEIVFFADKSDINEEVIRLYSHINQFMKSFDEKGPVGRKFDFLIQEMNREVNTIGSKANDIEISNNVVEIKSELEKIREQIQNVE